The DNA sequence TCTAGCCTGACTCCCTCACTTCCCTCCTGACAGGTGTCTTCTGCCGCTCAACTCTGCTGACCACTAGGGGGCGCACTGGCACCAGGCTTGGCCCTCAGCTCCAGGTTTGGCAGTCCCAGAGAACAGCCACTACACAGCAGCCAATGCAGGGTGTCTCCCGTGACTGTGACTCTTGGAAAGTTTCCTAATTTCTTGGGTTGGGGCACGTTCCTCCTTgcctttccctccatctctcttgctCATGGTAGATGAATGTCCTACAGTGTCTGGTAGACAGGGTGGTGGCTCTAGAGCAGACCAGCTTCCACTATAGACAATGGTGGCTGGGTGTGGGAGTCTGTGTAAAATATCCCAGGCTCAGCAGATCCAGTCAGCACCTTGCTCTACATGAGGAGGGGCCCAGAGAAAGAGACTCGCTGGGCGGAGGTAACAGGGTTCACCCCAGACCAAGCAGTTGCTTACCTAGGCCTTGAGGCTTAGTGGCTTGGGGAGTTTTGATCATACGCCAACTCTCACAGCCCTCTTTTGGAAGCAGGGTGTTTAGTCTTCTTTAAGGATCAGGGTGTAAGTGCATAAAGAGAAGAGGGACCCTCACTATACCTCTGTCATCTGCAAAGGGCAGGGTTTGTCATACAGGCTCACCTTCGTGGAACGGGCTAGCCTGCTTAGCAGCAAGGAGGACGGCATGTTTGGGTTTCTGCTGAATACCTGTCCTTTATCCAACCACACAGTCTCACCCCATTCAGGAAACTACAGAAATCCAAGTAGCACCCAGGGGCCTAGGCGGCAGCAGGAACCTATTTCATGGGAAAGCAAGCAGTGGGCCTAGATAGACGGTCTCTAGGGCTGAACTCTGCTTAGGGCCCTTCTAGTCTGCATCTCGTCAGCTGGTACTGAGGCACACCTCCCACCCCAACATACACATCTGGAAGAGTCCCTAAGGAATGAGTGAGGTCAACCTGGTAGCTGGACTCACCTTAGACCTTGGCTATGTGCAGTGCCCTCGAAACTCTATGAGGAAGCTTGGGGAAACAGGATCTCAGGGTTGAGGCCTGGGTACATTGTCCTTCCTCCCCACATGGGACTTGGGGAGAGTTTTCCCCTTCCAGGACGGAGATGCCTTTCAGGTCCGGTGCCAGGCGCTACTGCACGCTGCCCAGGCTTGTCCAGGGTAACATGTACCAGAAAACCTACTGTCACACTCATGACTCCACACAGTCACAGTAGTGTTAGATCATTTATTTCCAAGTAGAAAAATAACTGGAACAAGTACAAAATCAGAGGGGAGGAAGCATGTCTGTCCCCATCTTCCATGCTGGGACACAGGCCACTTCTTCCTGTCCTGGGGGAGGTACTGTGCTATATATGACATCGGCTCTTGGTGCCCACCAGGACCCAGCCCCAGCCTTGAAGGGCAACCCCAGCCTTAGCTCCCGGTGCCTCCATCATGGTCAAAGGATGGTCCATGGGGACCCTGAGGACTAGAAGGGAAGGGGCAAGAGAAATTCCAAGCAGTGCATTACAGGCAAAGAGCCATAACAGAGAGCAGGCCGAGGCTCGTTGCCAGGCCCAGGGTGACACTGCTGAGCAGGGCACGTCCAGGTGCAGCACTGACCAACCTCTCGTTGCACAGGTCACTCTGGCAGCATTGCGTGACCTCGGAACCGCTGCTGACATGGCCCTGCTGGCTGTAGTCGGAGGTGCATGTGCTTGCACACTCTTTCCTCACCAGGTTCCCACTCAGAGGTTCCACTGCACACAGGAGGGAAAAGCGGCATCAGGCCTGGCTTAGTGCACCCTGGCCCCCCATCCGAGCTTCACCCCCTCTTGACCACCACTTTC is a window from the Mus pahari chromosome 17, PAHARI_EIJ_v1.1, whole genome shotgun sequence genome containing:
- the Ly6d gene encoding lymphocyte antigen 6D, translated to MFRMKTALLILLTLAVATSPARALRCHVCTNSADCKNPQVCPSNFYFCKTVTSVEPLSGNLVRKECASTCTSDYSQQGHVSSGSEVTQCCQSDLCNERLVSAAPGRALLSSVTLGLATSLGLLSVMALCL